From Zhongshania aliphaticivorans, one genomic window encodes:
- the typA gene encoding translational GTPase TypA — MIDTLRNIAIIAHVDHGKTTLVDKLLSQSGTLDRRNQDSERIMDSNDQEKERGITILAKNTAIEWNGYRINIVDTPGHADFGGEVERVLSMVDSVLLLVDAVDGPMPQTRFVTQKAFEQGLNPIVVVNKVDRPGARPDWVVDQVFDLFDRLGATDEQLDFPIMFASAINGVAGLDFNDLAEDMTPLFQMIVDKVPTPEVDADGPLQMQISALDYNSYVGVIGVGRITRGTMKANDQLVVVGADGKSRKCKLLTVMGYYGLERVEVPEGKAGEIVCVTGIEGLNISDTLCAPGHPEALPPLSVDEPTVSMTFQVNDSPFAGKEGKFVTSRNIRDRLDQELIHNVALRVEPGETPDKFKVSGRGELHLSVLIETMRREGFEMGVSRPEVVTKMVDGVVQEPFEHVVIDVEEQHQGSVMEELGLRKAEMSNMEPDGKGRVKLEFIAPARGLIGFRGQFLTMTSGSGIMTTVFDHYGEVKGGELAGRQNGVMVSMVGGKTLSYGLFNLQDRGRLFMGHAAEVYEGQIIGLHNRANDLVVNPTRAKQLTNVRASGTDEALTLSPHIKHTLEQALEFIEDDELVEVTPKSIRLRKKLLKENERKRAPK, encoded by the coding sequence ATGATTGATACGCTGCGCAATATCGCCATTATCGCCCACGTTGACCACGGTAAAACCACGCTAGTGGATAAACTGTTGAGTCAATCGGGAACCCTTGATCGCCGTAACCAAGATTCCGAGCGGATCATGGACTCCAACGACCAGGAGAAAGAGCGCGGTATTACCATTCTTGCTAAAAACACCGCTATTGAGTGGAACGGCTACCGTATTAACATCGTAGATACCCCTGGACACGCCGACTTTGGTGGTGAGGTTGAGCGCGTATTATCTATGGTAGACAGCGTATTGCTGCTGGTTGACGCGGTTGATGGCCCCATGCCTCAGACCCGCTTTGTAACCCAAAAAGCGTTTGAGCAAGGCTTAAACCCGATTGTGGTTGTTAACAAAGTTGACCGTCCAGGCGCGCGTCCAGACTGGGTTGTCGATCAGGTTTTTGATCTGTTTGACCGTCTTGGCGCTACCGACGAACAGTTAGACTTCCCCATTATGTTTGCTTCGGCAATTAATGGTGTTGCCGGCTTAGATTTTAATGATCTGGCCGAAGACATGACCCCCTTGTTCCAAATGATCGTCGACAAAGTACCAACCCCAGAGGTGGATGCTGATGGTCCGCTGCAGATGCAAATCTCAGCCCTCGACTACAACAGCTATGTTGGCGTTATCGGTGTTGGTCGTATTACCCGCGGTACCATGAAAGCCAATGACCAGCTGGTTGTGGTTGGTGCTGACGGTAAGAGCCGCAAATGTAAATTGCTGACGGTGATGGGCTACTACGGTCTAGAGCGTGTTGAAGTACCTGAAGGCAAGGCCGGTGAGATTGTTTGTGTAACCGGTATTGAAGGCCTGAATATTTCTGACACCTTGTGTGCACCGGGCCACCCAGAAGCCCTGCCGCCATTGAGCGTAGACGAGCCAACCGTAAGCATGACCTTCCAGGTCAACGATTCACCGTTTGCGGGTAAAGAAGGTAAGTTCGTTACCTCGCGCAATATTCGTGACCGCTTAGATCAAGAGCTGATTCACAACGTGGCGCTGCGTGTTGAGCCAGGCGAAACGCCTGATAAATTCAAAGTGTCGGGCCGTGGTGAGCTTCACCTGTCGGTACTGATCGAAACCATGCGTCGCGAAGGTTTCGAAATGGGTGTTTCTCGCCCTGAAGTTGTAACGAAAATGGTTGATGGCGTAGTTCAAGAACCTTTTGAACACGTGGTAATCGATGTTGAAGAGCAGCACCAGGGCTCAGTCATGGAAGAACTCGGTCTGCGTAAAGCCGAGATGAGCAACATGGAGCCGGACGGCAAAGGTCGCGTTAAACTCGAGTTTATCGCGCCTGCCCGTGGCTTGATCGGTTTCCGTGGCCAATTCCTGACGATGACGTCTGGTAGCGGCATCATGACTACCGTTTTCGATCATTACGGCGAAGTGAAGGGCGGCGAATTAGCTGGTCGTCAGAACGGTGTAATGGTATCGATGGTTGGTGGTAAAACCCTGAGCTACGGTTTGTTTAACCTTCAGGATCGCGGTCGTTTGTTTATGGGCCACGCGGCTGAAGTATATGAAGGTCAGATCATTGGTCTGCACAACCGTGCCAACGACTTGGTGGTTAACCCGACTCGTGCCAAGCAGCTGACTAACGTTCGCGCCTCCGGTACTGACGAAGCGCTGACGCTGTCGCCGCACATCAAGCACACTTTGGAGCAAGCTTTAGAATTCATCGAAGACGATGAATTGGTTGAAGTAACGCCGAAAAGCATCCGCTTGCGTAAAAAGCTACTGAAAGAGAACGAGCGTAAACGCGCTCCTAAGTAA
- the pip gene encoding prolyl aminopeptidase encodes MLALFPDIKPYKTHRLPVQDPHILYIEESGNPDGIPVIFVHGGPGAGCSPKARSFFDPERYRIILFDQRGCGHSEPHACLQDNTTQALIADMERIREFLAVDKWVVFGGSWGSTLGLVYAQMYPARVAAMILRGIFLCRPKELAWFYNEGGASRVFPDYWRDFSEALVRRDGENWIAAYHRVLHGENELARMAAAKAWSLWEARCSTLRPNHDVEDHLMNSHTAVSMSHIETHYFVNQGFLSGNQILAAMPVIAAIPGIIVQGRYDMICPLESAVELHELWPSAELHIVRDAGHSAFEPSIADALVKASNDVAHLLSGGELSY; translated from the coding sequence ATGCTCGCATTATTCCCAGATATAAAGCCCTATAAAACTCATCGTTTGCCGGTGCAGGACCCTCATATCCTGTATATAGAAGAGTCTGGTAACCCCGACGGTATTCCAGTGATTTTCGTTCACGGCGGCCCCGGCGCTGGCTGTAGTCCCAAGGCGCGGAGTTTTTTTGACCCCGAGCGCTACCGCATTATTCTGTTTGACCAGCGCGGCTGTGGCCATTCTGAGCCTCACGCTTGCTTGCAAGACAATACCACTCAGGCCTTGATTGCCGATATGGAGCGCATTCGCGAATTCCTGGCGGTTGATAAGTGGGTGGTATTTGGTGGCTCTTGGGGCTCAACCCTCGGTTTGGTCTATGCGCAGATGTATCCGGCGAGGGTGGCGGCGATGATCTTGCGGGGCATTTTTCTGTGTCGGCCAAAGGAATTGGCGTGGTTTTACAACGAGGGTGGTGCCAGTCGCGTTTTCCCCGATTACTGGCGAGATTTTAGCGAGGCGTTAGTGCGTCGCGACGGTGAAAATTGGATTGCAGCCTATCACCGTGTGCTCCATGGCGAGAATGAGTTGGCGCGGATGGCCGCCGCCAAGGCGTGGTCACTGTGGGAGGCGCGCTGCTCGACCTTGCGGCCAAATCACGATGTCGAAGATCATTTGATGAATTCCCACACCGCGGTGTCGATGTCCCACATAGAAACCCATTATTTTGTTAATCAGGGGTTTTTAAGCGGCAATCAAATTTTGGCCGCCATGCCGGTGATAGCCGCGATTCCCGGCATCATCGTGCAGGGTCGCTATGACATGATATGCCCTCTCGAAAGCGCTGTTGAGTTGCATGAACTTTGGCCTAGCGCTGAGTTACATATTGTTCGCGATGCGGGGCATTCGGCCTTTGAACCCAGTATCGCGGATGCGTTGGTGAAGGCTAGTAATGATGTTGCCCACCTGCTTAGCGGCGGTGAGTTGAGCTATTAG
- the dtd gene encoding D-aminoacyl-tRNA deacylase, with translation MKALLQRVKFARVEVDGECVGEINQGLLVFLGLEKHDDEAAVTKMMTRLLNYRVFSDSNGKMNQSVVDVGGGVLLVSQFTLAAETKKGLRPGFSTAAAPKIAEVLYEHALAELNQLYGKVANGKFGADMQISLLNDGPVTFLLEI, from the coding sequence ATGAAAGCATTATTGCAGCGGGTTAAATTTGCTCGCGTAGAAGTCGACGGTGAGTGTGTTGGCGAGATCAATCAGGGGCTCTTGGTTTTTTTGGGGCTAGAAAAACATGATGATGAAGCCGCTGTCACTAAAATGATGACACGCTTGCTTAATTATCGGGTGTTTAGTGACAGTAACGGCAAAATGAATCAATCGGTTGTGGATGTTGGGGGGGGGGTGTTACTCGTTTCGCAATTCACCCTCGCGGCTGAAACAAAAAAGGGTTTGCGGCCTGGTTTTTCTACGGCGGCGGCGCCGAAAATCGCAGAAGTGTTATATGAACACGCCTTGGCAGAACTTAATCAATTATATGGTAAAGTAGCTAACGGAAAATTTGGCGCTGATATGCAAATCAGTTTGTTAAATGATGGGCCAGTGACCTTTTTGCTCGAAATATAG
- a CDS encoding TetR/AcrR family transcriptional regulator, with amino-acid sequence MKKKVGSLPVVNAGKPRAKRMSPEARHEQILNAGISAFAERGLANATHADIAERIGVSIPTIFHYFPSIENLQQAVLQAIHRYFVDEMITARLKTEGPAYERVENLLLTFQEQIDRNSEYVTIWLEWSGFTRGLIWQLYLEFYKEAVAGLRKMLLQGRVDNSVSSTINASDAARVIMGMAHTIAHMRFAGSSKRTVENTVHSLVMSYLAPDR; translated from the coding sequence GTGAAAAAGAAAGTTGGCAGCCTTCCTGTAGTGAATGCAGGCAAACCGCGAGCAAAGCGGATGTCGCCGGAAGCCCGTCATGAGCAAATTCTAAATGCAGGTATTTCCGCATTCGCAGAGCGTGGCTTGGCAAATGCGACGCACGCTGACATTGCCGAACGTATTGGCGTTTCTATTCCAACAATTTTTCATTATTTCCCTAGTATTGAAAATCTCCAGCAAGCAGTGTTGCAGGCTATTCATCGCTACTTTGTCGACGAGATGATCACCGCGCGCCTTAAGACCGAGGGGCCCGCCTACGAGCGAGTTGAAAATTTGCTACTGACCTTCCAAGAGCAAATTGATCGAAATAGCGAATATGTTACCATTTGGTTGGAGTGGTCTGGCTTCACTCGTGGCCTGATCTGGCAGCTGTACTTAGAATTTTATAAAGAAGCGGTTGCGGGTTTACGCAAAATGCTTTTGCAGGGCAGAGTCGATAACTCGGTATCTTCAACAATCAATGCTAGTGACGCGGCGCGGGTTATTATGGGGATGGCTCACACCATTGCACATATGCGCTTTGCGGGGAGCTCCAAGCGAACAGTGGAGAATACCGTGCACTCTCTGGTAATGAGCTATTTGGCACCGGATCGCTAG
- a CDS encoding TetR/AcrR family transcriptional regulator produces MAKKKLGELDLANGSDVKRVRAVRMSPERRRVQLLECAILVFAEKGILNATHADVAKFAAVANPTVFHYFPTIEKLQEEVIREVRRFLLDGFVLSRAHLNASASERIEDMLSSFAQSISSNPEYITIWLEWSGLTRGFLWDMYLEFYRDTVKALRSLILEGRKDNSISERIDASDGARVVLSMAHAIAHMHFSGSSAKTMKKTVHSLVSIYIAPE; encoded by the coding sequence ATGGCAAAGAAAAAATTGGGAGAATTGGATTTAGCAAATGGAAGCGACGTAAAAAGGGTTCGCGCGGTGAGGATGTCACCCGAGCGCCGTCGCGTACAGTTATTGGAATGCGCAATCCTGGTTTTTGCTGAAAAAGGTATTCTTAATGCCACTCACGCGGATGTAGCCAAATTCGCAGCCGTTGCCAACCCAACTGTATTTCACTATTTCCCCACAATAGAAAAACTGCAAGAAGAAGTGATTCGCGAAGTGCGGCGCTTTCTTCTCGATGGATTCGTATTGTCCCGCGCTCATCTTAACGCTTCTGCCTCGGAGCGCATTGAAGATATGTTGTCGTCATTTGCGCAATCAATTTCATCCAACCCTGAATACATTACTATTTGGTTGGAGTGGAGTGGTTTAACGCGGGGCTTCCTCTGGGATATGTACCTTGAGTTTTATCGCGATACGGTGAAGGCGCTTAGAAGTTTGATTTTGGAGGGCAGGAAAGATAATTCAATTTCTGAAAGAATTGATGCCAGTGACGGCGCCCGGGTTGTTTTGAGTATGGCTCACGCAATTGCACATATGCATTTTTCAGGCAGCTCTGCAAAGACTATGAAGAAGACTGTGCATTCTCTCGTTTCTATTTATATTGCGCCTGAGTAA
- a CDS encoding TonB-dependent receptor: protein MGVADIKDLMNVTPALTVTEMAAYSLIFIRGVGSDSFQGPIDSSVATYIDGLYITLTSNQAQSLGNVQSVTVLKGPQGTLYGRNAVGGAIVVETKKPSFEDVQANVTVEGGNYNLLKGKVHLSGPVGDNLALGVSGLYTNRETYMIYTPDPSQKHLDYDDRGVKVEARWAPTDWLEINASHYNIRHSSGDSAPLTNAEPSPLFSSVLTANPEPWETGVGTEVYTEMESQASKLEFDISNQYFNTKAIFGHSEATSGVYWDYDMAYEKLLIIEAIPNTAETDSIDIVFTSSDWGPSWLSWIGGIYVEDTYKDQTTPIYVDGLTLGQQLAGLNPNLLNNLVKSLGLSALGINGLPANPIHLLLYGGVETDAKAAFAEFDIDITDYLSVKFGGRYSDETRVIPISTVDARVQNLPILGTTDWVRAFDYDEDSATWTDFTPSFGIDFDLSEDAMVYYSYSTAFKSGNFNGLNINAPPSRIEPEEAESHEIGIKSDWLDGSLRINAAAFTTTVVNGHAQILSLTSGGVTRLENAAEYTIDGAELELTYNTPIDGLVVNFSGTWLDGAYDEYECTNFDPETGLEGTYDCSGNTTIRTADFAGVVDVSYRFDIGRFENELGLGAYYNSGFWFDPTNNVPEEEYTKVNARFSIRDSKTSMKLYGWGSNLTNEVSHMQRFRQDFGVGESYARPRMYGVGLEWEY, encoded by the coding sequence ATGGGTGTTGCAGACATAAAAGATCTGATGAATGTAACGCCAGCCTTAACTGTAACCGAAATGGCTGCATATAGTTTGATATTTATTCGGGGCGTCGGCTCTGATTCATTTCAAGGGCCAATTGACTCGAGTGTTGCAACCTATATTGATGGCTTATACATAACGCTGACATCTAACCAGGCGCAATCCTTGGGTAATGTGCAGTCAGTTACTGTGTTAAAAGGGCCGCAAGGTACGCTGTATGGCCGTAACGCAGTTGGCGGTGCCATTGTTGTGGAAACAAAAAAGCCAAGTTTTGAAGATGTTCAGGCGAATGTTACTGTTGAGGGGGGGAATTATAATTTATTGAAAGGTAAGGTGCACTTATCCGGACCAGTTGGCGATAATCTTGCCTTGGGAGTTTCTGGTTTATATACCAATCGCGAAACGTATATGATTTATACGCCGGACCCAAGCCAAAAGCACTTAGATTATGACGATCGTGGCGTAAAAGTTGAGGCGCGCTGGGCGCCCACCGATTGGCTGGAAATTAATGCTAGCCATTACAATATTCGTCACAGCTCTGGTGATTCTGCACCCCTGACCAACGCGGAGCCTTCTCCGTTGTTCTCGTCAGTATTGACCGCTAATCCGGAGCCATGGGAAACAGGTGTAGGAACTGAAGTTTACACCGAGATGGAGTCGCAGGCGTCAAAATTAGAATTTGATATTTCAAATCAATACTTCAATACCAAGGCAATTTTCGGTCACTCTGAAGCAACCAGTGGTGTTTACTGGGACTACGATATGGCATACGAGAAGCTGCTTATCATCGAGGCTATTCCAAATACCGCTGAAACCGACTCAATTGATATCGTGTTCACTAGCTCGGATTGGGGGCCATCTTGGTTGAGCTGGATTGGTGGTATTTATGTTGAAGATACCTACAAAGATCAAACCACGCCAATATATGTAGACGGGCTTACGCTTGGTCAGCAGCTGGCTGGACTTAACCCTAATTTACTTAACAATCTTGTTAAGTCGCTAGGTTTGAGCGCGCTGGGTATTAACGGTTTGCCAGCTAATCCAATTCACCTGCTTTTATACGGCGGTGTAGAAACCGATGCTAAGGCGGCGTTTGCTGAATTTGACATAGATATTACCGATTATCTGTCAGTAAAATTTGGTGGTCGCTATTCTGATGAGACCCGCGTTATTCCCATCTCTACGGTAGATGCTCGGGTGCAGAATTTGCCAATATTAGGAACAACTGACTGGGTGAGGGCTTTTGACTACGATGAAGACAGTGCGACGTGGACGGATTTTACGCCGAGCTTCGGTATAGATTTCGATTTATCTGAAGATGCTATGGTTTATTACAGCTATTCGACCGCATTTAAGAGTGGTAACTTTAATGGTCTCAATATTAATGCTCCTCCATCGAGAATCGAGCCTGAAGAAGCTGAGTCTCATGAGATTGGTATTAAATCTGATTGGCTAGACGGAAGTCTTCGCATCAACGCGGCAGCGTTTACAACTACCGTCGTCAACGGACACGCGCAAATATTGTCCTTAACCAGTGGTGGTGTAACTCGTCTTGAAAATGCCGCCGAATATACGATTGATGGTGCTGAGCTTGAATTGACCTACAACACGCCCATTGATGGCTTAGTAGTTAATTTCTCAGGAACGTGGCTGGATGGCGCCTACGACGAGTACGAGTGTACTAACTTCGATCCCGAAACCGGTTTAGAAGGCACTTACGATTGCTCCGGTAACACGACTATTCGTACCGCTGATTTTGCGGGTGTTGTAGATGTTAGTTATCGCTTTGATATAGGGCGTTTTGAAAACGAGCTGGGTCTGGGTGCTTACTACAACTCTGGGTTCTGGTTCGATCCCACCAATAATGTGCCAGAAGAAGAATACACAAAAGTTAATGCAAGATTTAGTATTAGAGATTCAAAGACTAGTATGAAGCTTTACGGTTGGGGGTCGAATCTTACTAATGAGGTCAGTCATATGCAGCGTTTTCGTCAGGACTTTGGTGTGGGTGAGTCTTACGCCAGGCCGCGGATGTACGGTGTAGGTCTCGAATGGGAATATTAA
- a CDS encoding metal-dependent hydrolase has translation MNIKPEARKIEVDFSDARIDWIPNDPELAQFWNAVSIGLPLLEGYLIRALAKAKKMLPENSEALFADCELFCQQEANHSKTHMKYNDMVRATGFYPEMDKYTDRLKADYERFDKNYGLRHAMLYAEGFETAGPIFAAYFLVQANKRLKDQNVDLITLSLWRWHLSEEFEHRSCAFNVVEALYGTYWGRLGGIIKATSHLIGFAVPLSEYMLKKDIEAGRVDAGFKGFIRKFKSYSGMFFFITPRLLRAFSPWYNPKNLKEPKGCEAVLKVASETLNLNEMAVRARQTV, from the coding sequence ATGAATATTAAACCCGAAGCGCGCAAAATTGAGGTTGATTTTTCCGACGCTAGAATCGACTGGATTCCAAACGATCCGGAGCTAGCGCAATTTTGGAATGCGGTGAGCATTGGCCTCCCGCTGCTAGAAGGCTATCTGATTCGTGCTCTGGCGAAAGCCAAAAAAATGCTTCCTGAAAATAGTGAGGCGCTATTTGCTGATTGCGAATTATTTTGTCAACAAGAAGCTAATCACTCAAAAACCCATATGAAGTATAACGATATGGTGCGGGCGACCGGCTTTTATCCAGAGATGGATAAGTATACGGACCGTCTAAAGGCTGATTATGAGCGCTTTGATAAGAACTATGGTCTGCGTCACGCTATGTTATACGCAGAGGGCTTTGAAACAGCGGGCCCAATTTTTGCTGCTTACTTTTTAGTGCAGGCCAATAAGCGACTCAAAGATCAAAATGTCGATCTCATTACATTGTCGCTATGGCGCTGGCATTTATCAGAGGAATTCGAGCACCGTAGCTGCGCGTTTAATGTAGTAGAGGCGCTCTACGGTACTTACTGGGGGCGTCTCGGTGGCATTATTAAGGCCACTTCACATTTGATTGGCTTTGCAGTTCCGCTAAGTGAATATATGTTGAAGAAAGACATTGAGGCTGGACGGGTTGATGCTGGCTTTAAAGGCTTTATTCGTAAGTTTAAGTCATATTCAGGTATGTTTTTCTTTATTACGCCACGCCTGCTGCGCGCCTTTAGTCCATGGTATAACCCTAAGAATTTGAAAGAGCCAAAAGGGTGTGAAGCCGTTCTAAAAGTCGCCTCAGAGACGTTAAACTTAAATGAGATGGCAGTGCGGGCACGTCAAACGGTTTAA
- a CDS encoding ester cyclase, with amino-acid sequence MHLGFLNSEINNKPDEEILSSRRKFVKTAGAMISVAGLAPSVAFAAKAKEQGFNGTGRMGMSTGEDWIDTFYTGGAEAIIHYYADDFVFEDITLFQTIQDKEELYNAFLPFGKGSPAGEHQFDVLRYDGGMAGDRTAQLRTKNPGGYTDAEWQHWSHDTFLGAEYSYDEWCVMQWIWRGKHKVDFLGLPATGKTTTTRGITFHCYKDRKIVRESTYWNYRDVAIQLGAAQAPDKFWLKK; translated from the coding sequence ATGCACTTAGGATTCCTGAACAGCGAAATCAATAACAAACCTGATGAAGAGATACTTAGCTCTCGTCGAAAATTTGTTAAAACTGCCGGAGCAATGATCAGCGTTGCAGGATTAGCACCCAGCGTCGCCTTTGCCGCTAAGGCCAAGGAACAGGGCTTTAACGGCACGGGAAGAATGGGTATGTCTACAGGAGAAGACTGGATAGACACTTTCTATACCGGCGGCGCCGAAGCAATCATTCATTACTATGCCGACGATTTTGTTTTCGAAGACATTACCCTATTTCAAACCATACAAGACAAAGAAGAGTTATATAATGCATTCTTGCCATTTGGCAAAGGGTCTCCAGCCGGTGAACACCAGTTCGACGTGCTTCGCTACGATGGCGGCATGGCCGGCGACAGAACCGCGCAATTGCGCACGAAAAACCCCGGCGGTTATACCGATGCCGAATGGCAGCACTGGTCGCACGATACCTTTTTAGGCGCGGAGTACTCCTATGACGAATGGTGCGTAATGCAGTGGATTTGGCGCGGCAAACATAAGGTCGACTTCTTAGGGTTGCCCGCAACTGGCAAAACAACCACCACCCGCGGCATAACATTCCACTGCTATAAAGATCGCAAAATAGTTCGCGAATCGACCTACTGGAACTACCGGGACGTCGCTATTCAATTAGGCGCGGCGCAAGCACCAGATAAGTTCTGGCTTAAAAAGTAG
- a CDS encoding FAD-binding oxidoreductase, translating into MIIEGSELANYKFKAGQYLEIKPPNSIDSWRSFSMANTPNEDGRIELIIKIIANGEFSNYLKDAAKVGDRIELRGPYGQFQLSETSADIIMVAGGSGMAPIIAMLNQLVAEKSSRNIRFFLRRAGM; encoded by the coding sequence TTGATTATTGAAGGTAGCGAACTCGCAAACTACAAATTCAAAGCCGGCCAATATTTGGAGATTAAGCCCCCCAACAGCATTGACAGTTGGCGCAGCTTTTCGATGGCCAATACACCCAATGAAGATGGTCGGATTGAGTTAATCATTAAAATCATTGCCAACGGCGAGTTTAGCAACTACCTCAAAGATGCCGCCAAAGTTGGCGATAGAATCGAGTTGCGCGGCCCTTACGGCCAATTTCAATTATCAGAAACATCAGCAGATATTATCATGGTGGCTGGCGGCTCAGGAATGGCGCCAATTATTGCCATGCTAAATCAATTGGTAGCTGAAAAGTCATCTCGGAATATCCGTTTTTTTTTACGGCGCGCGGGGATGTAA
- a CDS encoding 1-acyl-sn-glycerol-3-phosphate acyltransferase, with product MKEKDIEQDERDLSQHAGKQVSEASDSSITMGKKAIVSKILGSSRVQNALRELAVKEGLSQSEAHSRARRSLQSLVAVQKPLFTTLFDRVLAPMHTNAWTVDVDQESLRRLEVLSRDNMLVFLPTHRSYADPFILTQLISSSALPRNYILGGDNIGFWPMGSVVRRSGAILIRRSFGDDRVYKLMIKEYLAYLARSGGNLEWYMEGGRSRTGKLRPPMYGLLRYLGQALSVESRKSVILVPVAITYDQLHEIWGMAAEEAGNAKKAKEGLPWLANYARMQSKWIGTAYVRFGELMSLTEAMHPDSKNPSTIEKVAIEVFQRINKVTPVTGPALATLALLAVRNRALTLPEITHLVSPLLDYARRRALPTEVVDELDNHSGIEDALSSLAKADVLDCYKGGLEPIYNIRAGSHNIAAYYRNSAIHWFINRAILEVTLLHTSHINNGDENIFDQGWDDAHALRDVLKFEFFFSEKNKFKEEMREEALILDADFFAKVQRAEERRNMLYQAPFLMAHRVLMPFMEAYVIVAELMASKGGGTISDESLFIAECLSVGRQWVLQYKIRSPESLSQELFKNALKLAKNRDLLEQRLGLHEDRLALKDYLHSVVAALANVESLDLERCANSQEGGVNE from the coding sequence TTGAAAGAGAAGGATATCGAGCAAGACGAACGCGATCTCAGTCAACATGCCGGTAAGCAAGTTAGTGAAGCTAGCGATAGCTCCATTACGATGGGCAAAAAAGCAATAGTCAGCAAAATTCTTGGTTCGTCACGGGTGCAAAATGCCTTGCGGGAACTGGCTGTCAAGGAGGGACTGTCCCAATCTGAGGCGCATAGCCGTGCGCGACGAAGTTTGCAAAGTCTGGTGGCGGTGCAAAAGCCACTGTTTACTACGTTATTTGACCGTGTGTTAGCCCCTATGCACACCAACGCATGGACCGTAGATGTCGATCAAGAGTCTCTGCGCCGATTAGAAGTTTTGAGCAGGGATAATATGTTGGTGTTTTTGCCAACGCATCGCTCCTATGCGGACCCTTTCATCCTTACGCAACTGATTTCCTCCTCCGCGTTACCACGCAATTATATTCTTGGCGGCGATAATATTGGCTTTTGGCCAATGGGTTCAGTGGTGAGACGCAGTGGCGCAATATTGATACGTCGTAGTTTTGGCGACGATCGCGTTTACAAGTTAATGATCAAAGAGTATCTGGCATATCTGGCTCGTAGTGGCGGGAATTTGGAATGGTATATGGAGGGTGGACGGTCCAGAACTGGCAAGTTGCGCCCGCCAATGTACGGCTTGTTGCGCTATCTCGGGCAGGCTCTAAGTGTAGAGAGCCGTAAATCGGTGATTCTGGTACCGGTTGCGATCACTTATGACCAACTCCATGAAATATGGGGTATGGCTGCAGAAGAAGCCGGTAATGCCAAAAAAGCTAAGGAGGGCTTGCCGTGGCTGGCGAATTACGCCCGAATGCAAAGTAAATGGATAGGTACTGCTTATGTTCGCTTTGGCGAACTGATGTCCTTAACTGAGGCGATGCATCCAGATTCAAAAAATCCCTCGACCATTGAGAAAGTCGCTATCGAGGTCTTTCAACGAATTAATAAAGTGACGCCGGTAACTGGGCCAGCGTTGGCGACATTGGCTTTGCTCGCAGTGCGCAATCGCGCGCTTACCTTGCCGGAAATTACCCACTTAGTTTCGCCATTATTAGATTATGCTCGGCGGCGAGCCTTGCCAACCGAGGTAGTTGATGAACTGGATAATCACTCGGGAATCGAAGATGCTTTGAGCAGTCTGGCTAAGGCCGATGTATTAGACTGCTACAAGGGCGGTTTAGAGCCGATTTATAATATTCGTGCAGGCAGCCACAACATTGCCGCGTACTATCGTAATTCCGCTATCCATTGGTTTATTAATCGCGCAATTCTGGAAGTGACTTTACTGCATACGAGTCATATTAATAATGGTGATGAAAATATATTCGATCAAGGCTGGGACGATGCGCACGCGCTGAGGGATGTACTAAAATTTGAATTCTTCTTTAGCGAGAAAAATAAGTTTAAAGAAGAGATGCGTGAAGAAGCACTGATTTTGGACGCTGATTTTTTCGCCAAAGTTCAGCGCGCAGAAGAGCGGCGCAATATGCTTTATCAGGCACCGTTTTTGATGGCCCACCGCGTGTTAATGCCATTTATGGAGGCCTACGTTATTGTCGCTGAGTTAATGGCAAGCAAGGGTGGTGGAACAATTAGCGATGAAAGCCTATTTATAGCCGAGTGCTTGTCGGTTGGTCGGCAGTGGGTGTTACAGTACAAAATTCGTAGTCCTGAGAGTTTGTCTCAGGAATTATTTAAAAACGCATTAAAGCTCGCTAAAAATCGTGACTTGCTGGAGCAGAGGTTGGGATTACACGAAGACCGATTAGCCCTAAAGGATTACCTGCACAGTGTGGTAGCCGCTCTTGCCAATGTTGAGAGCCTAGACCTGGAACGCTGCGCCAACAGTCAGGAAGGTGGTGTAAATGAGTAA